The following proteins are encoded in a genomic region of Sphingobacteriales bacterium:
- a CDS encoding MFS transporter: protein MKYITRSIRILSLVSLFTDMASEMLYPIMPIYLKTIGFSILLIGILEGLAEAIAGLSKGYFGKLSDQSGKRVPFVQSGYLLSTISKPMMAIFAYPVWIFFARTMDRFGKGIRTGARDAMLSDEATPETKGKVFGFHRSMDTLGAVLGPSIALLYLYFYPEQYKTLFYIAFIPGMFAFISTFLLKEKQRPVPVKKKTSASLFSFLHYWKDSPAEYRKLVIGLLAFTLFNSSDVFLLLKAKQSGLSDTLVIGVYIFYNLIYALFAFPLGILADKIGLKSMFISGLVLFVIVYIGMSTGSGITSIAILFFLYGIYAAATEGVSKAWISNITDKKDTATAIGTYTGFQSICTMMASSLAGLIWYNYGAAATFIVTGAVTSFILLYFLFVMKKPESN from the coding sequence TTGAAATACATCACCCGCAGCATCCGGATACTATCACTTGTCAGCCTGTTTACCGACATGGCCAGTGAAATGCTATATCCTATTATGCCGATTTATTTAAAGACCATCGGATTTTCCATCCTGCTGATCGGCATACTGGAAGGCTTGGCGGAAGCCATTGCAGGATTGAGCAAAGGGTACTTCGGCAAACTTTCCGACCAAAGCGGCAAACGGGTCCCTTTTGTGCAATCAGGCTATCTGTTAAGCACCATTTCCAAACCCATGATGGCCATTTTCGCCTATCCGGTCTGGATCTTCTTTGCGCGTACCATGGACCGTTTCGGCAAGGGCATTCGAACGGGTGCGCGGGATGCCATGCTGTCCGATGAAGCCACGCCTGAAACAAAGGGGAAAGTATTTGGATTTCACCGTTCTATGGATACATTAGGTGCTGTATTAGGACCGTCGATTGCATTGCTCTATTTGTACTTTTACCCGGAACAATACAAAACGCTTTTTTACATTGCTTTCATTCCCGGCATGTTTGCCTTCATCTCTACGTTCCTACTGAAAGAAAAGCAAAGGCCTGTACCCGTAAAGAAAAAAACATCAGCTTCATTGTTTTCCTTCCTGCATTACTGGAAAGACAGTCCGGCAGAGTACCGTAAACTGGTGATCGGATTATTGGCATTCACCCTTTTCAACAGTTCGGATGTATTTCTGCTGCTCAAAGCCAAACAGTCCGGGCTGAGTGACACCCTGGTTATCGGAGTATATATTTTTTATAATCTGATATATGCACTATTTGCCTTCCCGCTGGGTATACTGGCAGATAAGATTGGACTGAAGTCTATGTTCATCAGCGGGCTTGTACTCTTTGTTATCGTTTATATCGGTATGAGTACCGGTTCGGGAATAACGTCGATAGCTATCTTATTTTTTCTGTATGGAATTTATGCAGCTGCAACAGAAGGTGTTTCCAAAGCCTGGATCAGTAATATTACCGACAAAAAAGATACAGCCACCGCCATCGGCACTTATACCGGATTTCAGAGTATCTGCACGATGATGGCCAGCTCACTGGCAGGATTAATCTGGTACAACTACGGAGCAGCAGCTACTTTTATCGTAACGGGTGCTGTAACCTCGTTCATCCTTTTGTATTTCCTGTTTGTTATGAAAAAACCGGAATCAAATTAA
- a CDS encoding ABC transporter permease, whose amino-acid sequence MKQLIVFIRKEFLHVFRDRKSLLMLFGLPVTQIILFGFALSNEIRDSRIVICDYSKDEVTRKIIEKIEASRYFDIEENLQSAQQLEAAFKKGTIKMAVIFPANFAEDLAHTNRATLQVIADASDPNQATAITAYLSQIVQDYNLGSGNISMLPMQIVPEVRMLYNPELKGAPNFVPGVMALVLMLVCTMMTSVAIVREKELGTMEVLLVSPFKPAYIIISKLTPYLMISIMNLFIILILSSTLLDLEIKGNLVLLLFESILFILTSLSIGLYISINAETQQAAMMSSLLGMMLPTLLLTGFMFPVENMPLPLQWIANAVPSRWFFIIIKRVMLKGLGFSSVWKETLILSGMTILLFAVSLRKFKIRLE is encoded by the coding sequence ATGAAACAACTCATCGTCTTCATACGAAAAGAATTCTTGCATGTCTTCCGCGACCGGAAATCACTGCTGATGCTGTTCGGATTGCCGGTGACGCAGATCATCCTGTTTGGCTTTGCACTCAGCAATGAGATTCGTGATTCGCGCATTGTCATCTGTGATTATTCCAAAGATGAAGTAACGCGTAAAATCATTGAGAAGATAGAAGCCAGCCGCTATTTCGATATCGAGGAAAATCTGCAAAGCGCACAACAGTTGGAAGCCGCCTTTAAAAAAGGTACTATAAAGATGGCAGTGATTTTTCCTGCCAATTTCGCCGAAGACCTGGCGCATACGAACAGGGCAACACTACAAGTGATTGCAGATGCCTCCGACCCCAACCAGGCCACCGCCATTACCGCTTATCTTTCTCAAATTGTGCAGGACTATAATTTAGGTTCCGGAAATATTTCCATGTTGCCGATGCAGATTGTTCCGGAAGTGCGCATGCTCTACAATCCTGAGTTAAAAGGCGCGCCGAATTTTGTACCCGGAGTAATGGCACTGGTATTGATGCTGGTCTGTACCATGATGACATCCGTGGCGATTGTCCGTGAAAAAGAACTGGGCACCATGGAAGTGTTGCTGGTATCACCGTTTAAACCGGCCTACATCATCATTTCCAAGCTGACACCTTACCTGATGATATCCATCATGAACCTGTTCATTATCCTGATTCTCAGCTCCACCCTGCTCGATTTGGAAATAAAAGGAAACCTGGTGTTATTGCTGTTTGAAAGCATTCTGTTTATCCTTACATCCTTATCCATCGGATTGTATATTTCTATCAATGCTGAAACACAGCAGGCTGCCATGATGAGTTCCTTACTGGGCATGATGCTGCCGACTTTACTACTGACCGGGTTTATGTTTCCGGTAGAAAATATGCCATTGCCATTGCAATGGATAGCGAATGCCGTTCCGTCGAGGTGGTTCTTCATCATCATCAAACGGGTGATGCTGAAAGGACTGGGATTCAGTTCGGTATGGAAAGAAACGCTGATACTTTCAGGTATGACCATTTTACTTTTTGCCGTCAGTTTGCGAAAATTCAAAATCAGGCTGGAATGA
- a CDS encoding ABC transporter ATP-binding protein produces the protein MPSVIVCDKLTKRFDDFIAADELTFEVGKGEIFGFLGANGAGKTTAMRMLCGLLKPTSGTATVTGYDIYTETEKIKKNIGYMSQKFSLYDNLTVKENIRFYAGIYGMRSKEIAVKTDELLAQLQLQNEAKTLVRELPLGWKQKLAFSVSIVHDPSIVFLDEPTGGVDPVTRRQFWDLIYYAADKGVTVFVTTHYMDEAEYCNRVSIMVDGVIAALDSPAALKQQFQAPTMQDVFYQLARNAKRKAD, from the coding sequence ATGCCTTCTGTCATCGTGTGTGATAAACTGACCAAACGATTCGACGATTTTATCGCAGCGGATGAGCTGACCTTCGAAGTGGGTAAAGGAGAGATATTTGGTTTTCTCGGCGCAAACGGTGCAGGCAAGACCACTGCCATGCGGATGCTCTGCGGATTGCTGAAACCAACATCCGGAACAGCAACCGTAACAGGTTATGACATCTATACGGAAACGGAAAAAATCAAAAAGAATATCGGCTACATGAGCCAGAAATTCTCCCTGTACGACAACCTGACGGTGAAAGAGAACATTCGTTTCTATGCGGGCATCTATGGCATGCGCAGTAAAGAAATCGCTGTAAAGACGGATGAACTGTTAGCTCAACTGCAATTACAGAATGAGGCTAAAACACTGGTGCGGGAATTGCCGCTGGGATGGAAGCAGAAACTGGCCTTTTCTGTATCCATCGTACATGACCCAAGCATCGTATTTTTAGATGAACCCACCGGAGGCGTGGATCCTGTAACGCGTCGGCAATTCTGGGATTTGATCTATTATGCCGCGGATAAAGGCGTAACGGTATTTGTCACCACGCACTATATGGATGAGGCGGAATACTGCAACCGGGTTTCCATCATGGTAGATGGCGTGATTGCAGCGCTGGACAGTCCGGCGGCACTGAAACAGCAATTCCAGGCACCGACCATGCAGGATGTATTTTATCAACTGGCGAGAAATGCCAAACGAAAAGCGGATTAA